The Azospirillum sp. TSA2s region TTGACCGCACCTCCACCCATCCCACAAAGGAAACCGCCATTGCTTCGTAAGCTTACCGTCGCCGCTCTCCTCACCACCATCAGCATCGCCCCCGCCGCGTGGGCGCAAATGGACCACCCTGGTCATGCCACGCCGGTCGCCCAGCCGGCGGCGGGCACGACCGGGACTGTCAACGCCGTTGATCCGGCGAAGCGCCTAGTCAACCTCAGCCA contains the following coding sequences:
- a CDS encoding copper-binding protein, whose amino-acid sequence is MLRKLTVAALLTTISIAPAAWAQMDHPGHATPVAQPAAGTTGTVNAVDPAKRLVNLSHGTIAALSWPAMTMDFMVAPGVDLKPVKPGDPVAFTVGKDAAGMYRIETLTPVK